Proteins from a single region of Bacteroidales bacterium:
- the mtaB gene encoding tRNA (N(6)-L-threonylcarbamoyladenosine(37)-C(2))-methylthiotransferase MtaB — translation MNKQNAKYFFIKTLGCKLNYAETSFIINKLNSESIYHSKKSSDANIIIVNSCAVTSVAEKKTRQTINKLLRENPDAKFIITGCMADVNEVELHSLFKNNNYEIIKNAEKKNILKYVKNEAIAAIDTATPFFSAYNFEGRTRSFLKIQDGCNNFCTYCTVPYARGRSISNSIAGVISDIEDIISKGFKEIVLTGVNIGTFGEANNESLHALLKEIDSKFSDIRVRIGSTEPDLLTEEIIELISSSKIIMPHFHLPLQSGCDSILTKMQRHYSTNFYKNVTELIKKRIPKACIAADLITGFPGEYESEFNQTYNFIENTKIDFIHVFPYSNRPLAKASKYDNQINPLEIRKRMNSLLLLGERKKLSFFKENLNSTQQLLVEATSKNNLKFGFTNNYIKCAIPANSAKENEIINIKLNKISSTNDYILSSIC, via the coding sequence ATGAACAAACAAAATGCTAAATATTTTTTTATTAAAACTTTAGGCTGTAAACTTAACTATGCGGAAACTTCTTTCATTATAAATAAATTAAATTCTGAAAGCATTTATCATTCAAAAAAATCATCTGATGCAAATATAATTATTGTAAATAGCTGTGCTGTAACTTCTGTTGCTGAAAAAAAAACTAGGCAAACAATAAATAAACTTTTACGAGAAAATCCTGATGCAAAATTTATTATTACAGGCTGTATGGCTGATGTAAACGAAGTTGAATTACATTCTTTGTTTAAAAATAATAACTATGAAATTATAAAAAATGCTGAAAAGAAAAATATTTTGAAATACGTAAAAAATGAAGCTATAGCAGCTATTGACACAGCTACTCCATTTTTCAGTGCTTACAATTTTGAAGGTCGCACTCGCAGTTTTCTAAAGATACAAGACGGTTGTAATAATTTTTGCACCTATTGCACCGTTCCATACGCAAGAGGACGAAGCATAAGCAACTCAATCGCAGGTGTAATAAGCGATATTGAAGATATTATTTCAAAAGGATTTAAAGAAATTGTTTTAACAGGAGTAAATATTGGAACATTCGGAGAAGCTAATAATGAAAGCCTACACGCTCTCTTAAAAGAAATTGATTCAAAATTTTCAGACATTAGAGTTAGAATAGGAAGCACAGAGCCAGATTTGCTCACAGAAGAAATAATAGAACTTATTTCAAGTTCAAAAATAATTATGCCACACTTTCATCTGCCTCTTCAAAGCGGCTGCGACTCAATTTTAACAAAGATGCAAAGACATTATAGCACAAATTTTTACAAAAACGTAACAGAGCTTATAAAAAAACGAATTCCTAAAGCATGTATAGCTGCTGACCTAATCACAGGCTTTCCCGGCGAGTACGAAAGCGAATTTAATCAAACTTATAACTTTATTGAAAATACTAAAATTGACTTTATACATGTTTTCCCGTACAGCAATAGACCTCTGGCAAAAGCAAGTAAATACGATAATCAAATAAATCCTCTTGAAATACGAAAAAGAATGAACAGTTTGCTTTTGCTTGGCGAAAGAAAAAAATTATCTTTTTTTAAAGAAAACTTGAATTCAACTCAGCAACTTTTAGTGGAAGCCACAAGCAAAAACAACCTTAAATTCGGATTTACAAATAATTATATAAAATGTGCTATACCCGCAAATTCAGCTAAAGAAAATGAAATAATAAACATAAAACTCAACAAAATATCAAGCACCAATGACTATATTCTTTCGAGTATATGCTAA